A window of the Gemmatirosa kalamazoonensis genome harbors these coding sequences:
- a CDS encoding LptF/LptG family permease: MARTRFRVGHALDRYVLSEFTKIFVVTAIGFPILVFIIDLVDNLNKYLSRNIPKGDLVLSYVYWLPDTMFNVLPAAVLFATVFTIGAVTRHSEITAAKASGISFYRFIAPIFVGASFAMLIGLAIGEIAPRLNARRLALIKETRSSEGNVRTRFAYAGENGRVYKAAQLVVDSGSMIVVEIERKGTGPDYPSHLIAASNAKWRPARGWTLGKGTFHVLPTDSLDLAFAFDSLVDRQMRERPRDLMLTPKAPEDMDYAELGRFIAAQARSGADVNALRVSRMLKITIPVTCVIILLFGAPLATSTQRGGAAFGVGLSLGTTVIFLVLIQLTRAIGGKGLVVPEVAAWIPSAIFGFTGLILLARTRT; the protein is encoded by the coding sequence ATGGCCCGCACCCGGTTCCGCGTCGGCCACGCGCTCGACCGCTACGTGCTCTCCGAGTTCACGAAGATCTTCGTCGTCACGGCGATCGGCTTCCCGATCCTCGTGTTCATCATCGATCTCGTGGACAACCTGAACAAGTATCTCAGCCGGAACATCCCGAAGGGGGATCTCGTGCTGAGCTACGTGTACTGGCTGCCGGACACGATGTTCAACGTGCTGCCGGCGGCGGTGCTGTTCGCGACGGTGTTCACGATCGGCGCCGTCACGCGCCACTCCGAGATCACCGCGGCGAAGGCGAGCGGCATCAGCTTCTACCGCTTCATCGCGCCGATCTTCGTCGGTGCGTCGTTCGCGATGCTCATCGGCCTCGCGATCGGCGAGATCGCGCCGCGCCTCAACGCGCGACGCCTCGCGCTCATCAAGGAGACGCGCTCCTCCGAGGGCAACGTGCGCACGCGGTTCGCGTACGCGGGCGAGAACGGGCGCGTGTACAAGGCCGCGCAGCTCGTCGTCGACTCGGGCTCCATGATCGTCGTCGAGATCGAGCGCAAGGGCACGGGCCCCGACTACCCGAGCCACCTCATCGCCGCGAGCAACGCGAAGTGGCGGCCCGCCCGCGGCTGGACGCTCGGCAAGGGGACGTTCCACGTCCTCCCCACCGACTCGCTCGATCTCGCGTTCGCGTTCGACTCGCTCGTCGATCGGCAGATGCGCGAGCGGCCGCGCGACCTGATGCTGACGCCGAAGGCGCCGGAGGACATGGACTACGCGGAGCTGGGCCGCTTCATCGCCGCCCAGGCCCGCTCCGGCGCCGACGTGAATGCGCTGCGCGTCAGCCGGATGCTGAAGATCACCATCCCGGTGACCTGCGTGATCATCCTGCTCTTCGGCGCCCCCCTGGCCACGAGCACCCAGCGCGGCGGCGCGGCGTTCGGCGTCGGGCTCTCGCTCGGCACCACGGTCATCTTCCTCGTCCTCATCCAGCTCACCCGCGCCATCGGCGGCAAGGGCCTCGTCGTTCCCGAAGTCGCCGCCTGGATCCCCAGCGCCATCTTCGGATTCACCGGGTTGATCCTCCTCGCGCGGACGCGAACCTGA
- a CDS encoding MlaE family ABC transporter permease, whose product MTRGARGFLRGVGVRGYFARDIGRALGEPRTWLAETMRQMRGIGVDSVPLVVVVAGFLGGATAFQSYYQLFAGVQLSVLGLLVRGSIVLELGPLITALVLCGRVGARMTAEIGTMRVTEQIDALETLAYDPVAYLAVPRVIAAFVMFPVLVVLANFTAIVIAWIVLLVATPVTSQDYISGLRLSFTPFQVIYGLIKAFFFGGAVAFFCSFEGYTTGAGAEGVGRSTARAVVMGSMAILVLDAIIAAGLAQYVRS is encoded by the coding sequence ATGACTCGCGGCGCGCGCGGGTTTCTCCGCGGCGTCGGCGTCCGCGGCTACTTCGCGCGCGACATCGGCCGCGCCCTCGGCGAGCCGCGCACCTGGCTCGCCGAGACGATGCGCCAGATGCGCGGCATCGGCGTCGACTCCGTGCCGCTCGTCGTCGTGGTCGCGGGGTTCCTCGGCGGCGCGACGGCGTTCCAGTCGTACTACCAGCTGTTCGCCGGCGTGCAGCTCTCGGTGCTCGGACTGCTCGTGCGCGGCAGCATCGTCCTGGAGCTCGGTCCGCTCATCACGGCGCTCGTGCTGTGCGGCCGCGTCGGCGCGCGCATGACGGCGGAGATCGGGACGATGCGCGTCACCGAGCAGATCGACGCCCTCGAGACGCTCGCCTACGACCCGGTCGCGTACCTCGCGGTGCCGCGCGTCATCGCCGCGTTCGTGATGTTCCCGGTGCTCGTGGTGCTCGCGAACTTCACGGCGATCGTCATCGCGTGGATCGTGCTGCTCGTCGCCACGCCGGTGACGTCGCAGGACTACATCTCCGGGCTGCGGCTGTCGTTCACGCCGTTCCAGGTGATCTACGGCCTGATCAAGGCGTTCTTCTTCGGCGGCGCCGTCGCGTTCTTCTGCTCGTTCGAGGGCTACACGACGGGCGCCGGCGCGGAGGGCGTCGGCCGGTCGACGGCGCGCGCCGTCGTCATGGGGTCGATGGCGATCCTCGTGCTCGACGCGATCATCGCCGCCGGGCTGGCCCAATACGTGAGATCGTGA
- a CDS encoding MlaD family protein: MKGRNEVLVGSLLLVALIIGIAGTIWLVRGGLTRGYPLYSVFRWGQNLKVGQPVVLSGVPIGYVSKVDLKDDGHLVVSMAIQKGRKVPANGRAVVEAVGIFGDAQVAIQATPSPQSFSSGDTVPAGVPAAGIPELTAKADSVATVAVNVSRKLQSELIDAGALRDMRQAIGRTNALVAQIASIAAEQSRQLSATQAQVRGMLSAVDTRKLDSTLSNARTVSANAAALTDSLRVTTSQINALLVQVKSGQGTAGKLLTDSLLYADIRRLVTRVDSLTLDFKNNPGKYTKGVVRIF, from the coding sequence ATGAAGGGACGGAACGAGGTACTCGTCGGCAGCCTGCTGCTCGTCGCGCTCATCATCGGCATCGCCGGCACGATCTGGCTCGTGCGCGGCGGGCTGACGCGCGGCTACCCGCTCTACTCCGTGTTCCGCTGGGGACAGAACCTGAAGGTCGGGCAGCCGGTGGTCCTCTCGGGGGTACCAATCGGCTACGTCTCCAAGGTCGACCTCAAGGACGACGGCCACCTCGTCGTCAGCATGGCGATCCAGAAGGGGCGCAAGGTCCCGGCGAACGGCCGCGCCGTCGTCGAGGCGGTCGGCATCTTCGGCGACGCGCAGGTGGCCATCCAGGCCACGCCGAGCCCCCAGAGCTTCTCGTCCGGCGACACCGTGCCCGCCGGCGTTCCCGCCGCAGGCATCCCCGAGCTCACGGCGAAGGCGGACAGCGTCGCCACGGTCGCCGTGAACGTGAGCCGGAAGCTGCAGTCGGAGCTCATCGACGCCGGCGCGCTGCGCGACATGCGCCAGGCGATCGGCCGCACGAACGCGCTCGTCGCCCAGATCGCGTCCATCGCCGCCGAGCAGTCGCGTCAGCTCTCGGCCACGCAGGCCCAGGTGCGCGGCATGCTGTCCGCCGTCGACACGCGGAAGCTCGACTCCACGCTCTCCAACGCGCGCACCGTGAGCGCGAACGCCGCGGCGCTCACCGACAGCCTCCGCGTCACCACGTCGCAGATCAACGCGCTGCTCGTCCAGGTGAAATCCGGCCAGGGCACCGCCGGCAAGCTGCTCACCGACTCCCTGCTCTACGCCGACATCCGCCGCCTCGTCACGCGCGTGGACTCGCTCACGCTCGACTTCAAGAACAACCCCGGGAAGTACACGAAGGGCGTGGTGCGGATCTTCTGA
- a CDS encoding TonB-dependent receptor, with product MSSPRRIAGLVAPIVAVAAVSQLGAQVTTGSLAGRVTNGSGEPVPTAQVTAVHTPSGTTYRASVRADGRFAIPGMRVGGPYAVTVRALGFAPDTRNGVSVELGNQTDVSFTLHTAAIQLAGVQVVASTGTLNAARTGAATKVTSEAIQALPTISRSLTDFTRLTPQASGGSFAGQDTRFNNITIDGAFFNNSFGLGTGQPGGRTNVAPIPIEAIEQVQVNIAPFDVRQGNFVGAGVAAVTKSGTNNVEGAFYFNKQNQSYVGKKAGTNAFNPGTFDFGLIGGRLSGPIIKNKLFLFVDGERDKRQEPGTTFLANSGGQAVTGNVTRVLASDLQKVSDLLTQSFHYNTGPYTGYNNETPSTRLLARADFNANDNNKFSLRYTLLNSSADQLVSNSSSLGFGNRRTNSNAMSFQNSGYSILENSRSVVGEWNAQLRGGRMSNNALVGYTTNDESRGYKGDFFPTVDILKDGVTYMNFGFEPFTPNNQLRYKTLQAQDNFSLFLDKHDLTFGATFEKYNSDNVFFQGANSVYVYNSLDDFLTDAQGYLANPNRTTSPVTLRQFQVGWVNIPGLTEPLQQLQVFSYGAYVQDQWRPVRGLQLTAGVRADLPVFSNTGFANPQANALNFRDASGNTVHYATEKLPDRNILWSPRLGFNWDVHGDRSTQLRGGTGVFSGRPPYVWISNQIGNNGIILGSESLTNTTTRPFNPSPDAYKPKSVTGAPASSYTLNFTDPKLRFPQTWRSDLAVDQKLPWGVVGTAEVLYGKDVNGPAYVNVNLPTPQSAYTGVDQRPRWTNRRINANVTDAFTITNEARGYNYTASASLEKAFEGGFFAKAAYSYSAARNTVDPGSIAAGSWQTNAMPLDPNNPPLGYSQYSPGHRAFLALSYKKEYFKAGATGVSLFLDASTGGAASSGNVIITTNGSYVFSGDANGDGGSSNDLIYIPRNPSEMNFVQFTTGSGASAKTFTVQQQKDAFEAYIQQDKYLSAHRGSYAMRGAVFLPMTTRADLSVTQDVFRSAFGKRNNLQLRLDVLNVGNLLNKNWGVGQRLVATGGQLLTNPAVDPATGALTYRLRVINNELLKPQTFEKSAGLTDVYRMQLGVRYSFR from the coding sequence ATGTCATCTCCCCGCCGGATCGCCGGCCTCGTCGCGCCCATCGTGGCCGTCGCGGCCGTCTCTCAGCTCGGCGCGCAGGTCACCACCGGCTCGCTCGCGGGCCGCGTCACGAACGGCAGCGGCGAGCCCGTTCCCACCGCGCAGGTGACGGCGGTGCACACGCCCTCCGGCACCACGTACCGCGCATCGGTGCGCGCGGACGGCCGCTTCGCCATCCCCGGCATGCGCGTCGGCGGGCCGTACGCCGTGACCGTGCGCGCGTTAGGCTTCGCCCCCGACACGCGCAACGGCGTGTCGGTGGAGCTCGGCAACCAGACCGACGTCTCGTTCACGCTGCACACCGCCGCGATCCAGCTCGCGGGCGTGCAGGTGGTGGCGAGCACCGGCACGCTGAACGCCGCGCGCACCGGCGCCGCGACGAAGGTGACGAGCGAGGCGATCCAGGCGCTGCCGACGATCAGCCGGAGCCTCACGGACTTCACGCGTCTCACGCCGCAGGCATCCGGCGGCTCGTTCGCCGGACAGGACACGCGGTTCAACAACATCACGATCGACGGCGCGTTCTTCAACAACTCGTTCGGCCTCGGCACCGGACAGCCCGGCGGACGCACGAACGTCGCGCCGATCCCGATCGAGGCGATCGAGCAGGTGCAGGTCAACATCGCGCCGTTCGACGTCCGGCAGGGGAACTTCGTCGGCGCCGGCGTGGCCGCGGTGACGAAGAGCGGCACGAACAACGTCGAGGGGGCGTTCTACTTCAACAAGCAGAACCAGAGCTACGTCGGGAAGAAGGCGGGCACGAACGCGTTCAACCCCGGCACGTTCGACTTCGGCCTCATCGGCGGCCGCCTCTCCGGCCCGATCATCAAGAACAAGCTGTTCCTGTTCGTCGACGGGGAGCGCGACAAGCGGCAGGAGCCGGGGACGACGTTCCTCGCGAACTCCGGCGGCCAGGCGGTGACGGGCAACGTGACGCGCGTGCTCGCGTCGGATCTGCAGAAGGTGAGCGATCTCCTGACGCAGAGCTTCCACTACAACACGGGCCCGTACACCGGCTACAACAACGAGACGCCGTCGACGCGGCTGCTCGCCCGCGCGGACTTCAACGCGAACGACAACAACAAGTTCAGCCTCCGCTACACGCTGCTGAACTCGTCCGCCGACCAGCTCGTGTCGAACTCCAGCTCGCTCGGGTTCGGGAACCGGCGCACGAACTCGAACGCGATGAGCTTCCAGAACTCGGGGTACTCCATCCTCGAGAACTCGCGCTCCGTCGTCGGCGAGTGGAACGCGCAGCTGCGCGGGGGCCGGATGTCGAACAACGCGCTCGTCGGCTACACGACGAACGACGAGAGCCGCGGCTACAAGGGGGACTTCTTCCCCACGGTGGACATCCTGAAGGACGGCGTGACGTACATGAACTTCGGCTTCGAGCCGTTCACGCCGAACAACCAGCTGCGCTACAAGACGCTGCAGGCGCAGGACAACTTCTCGCTGTTCCTCGACAAGCACGACCTGACGTTCGGCGCGACGTTCGAGAAGTACAACTCGGACAACGTCTTCTTCCAGGGCGCGAACAGCGTCTACGTGTACAACTCGCTCGACGACTTCCTCACCGACGCGCAGGGCTACCTCGCGAACCCGAACCGCACGACGTCGCCCGTGACGCTGCGGCAGTTCCAGGTCGGATGGGTGAACATCCCGGGGCTGACCGAGCCGCTGCAGCAGCTGCAGGTGTTCTCCTACGGCGCGTACGTGCAGGACCAGTGGCGCCCGGTTCGGGGCCTGCAGCTCACGGCCGGCGTGCGCGCGGACCTGCCGGTGTTCAGCAACACGGGCTTCGCGAACCCGCAGGCGAACGCGCTCAACTTCCGCGACGCCTCGGGCAACACGGTGCACTACGCGACCGAGAAGCTGCCCGACCGCAACATCCTCTGGTCGCCGCGGCTCGGCTTCAACTGGGACGTGCACGGCGACCGCTCGACGCAGCTGCGCGGCGGCACGGGCGTGTTCAGCGGGCGCCCGCCGTACGTGTGGATCTCGAACCAGATCGGCAACAACGGCATCATCCTCGGCTCGGAGTCGCTCACCAACACGACGACGCGGCCGTTCAACCCGAGCCCCGACGCGTACAAGCCGAAGTCGGTGACCGGCGCGCCGGCGTCGAGCTACACGCTGAACTTCACCGACCCGAAGCTGCGCTTCCCGCAGACGTGGCGGAGCGACCTCGCGGTCGACCAGAAGCTGCCGTGGGGCGTGGTCGGCACGGCGGAGGTGCTGTACGGCAAGGACGTGAACGGGCCGGCGTACGTGAACGTGAACCTGCCCACGCCGCAGTCGGCGTACACCGGCGTCGACCAGCGCCCGCGGTGGACGAACCGCCGCATCAACGCGAACGTCACCGACGCGTTCACGATCACGAACGAGGCGCGCGGCTACAACTACACGGCGTCGGCGTCGCTCGAGAAGGCGTTCGAGGGCGGCTTCTTCGCGAAGGCCGCGTACTCGTACAGCGCGGCGCGGAACACGGTGGACCCGGGCTCGATCGCGGCCGGCTCGTGGCAGACGAACGCGATGCCGCTCGACCCGAACAACCCGCCACTCGGCTACTCGCAGTACTCGCCGGGGCACCGCGCGTTCCTCGCCCTGTCGTACAAGAAGGAGTACTTCAAGGCCGGCGCGACGGGCGTGTCGCTCTTCCTCGACGCGTCGACCGGCGGGGCGGCGTCGAGCGGCAACGTCATCATCACGACGAACGGCAGCTACGTGTTCTCGGGCGACGCGAACGGCGACGGCGGGTCGAGCAATGACCTCATCTACATCCCGCGCAACCCGTCGGAGATGAACTTCGTGCAGTTCACGACCGGCTCGGGCGCGTCGGCGAAGACGTTCACCGTGCAGCAGCAGAAGGACGCGTTCGAGGCGTACATCCAGCAGGACAAGTACCTCAGCGCGCACCGCGGGTCGTACGCGATGCGCGGCGCGGTCTTCCTGCCGATGACGACGCGCGCGGATCTCAGCGTCACGCAGGACGTCTTCCGCTCGGCGTTCGGCAAGCGGAACAACCTGCAGCTCCGCCTCGACGTGCTGAACGTCGGCAACCTGCTGAACAAGAACTGGGGCGTCGGCCAGCGCCTCGTGGCGACGGGCGGCCAGCTGCTCACGAACCCCGCCGTCGACCCGGCGACCGGCGCGTTGACCTACCGGCTGCGCGTGATCAACAACGAGCTGCTGAAGCCGCAGACGTTCGAGAAGTCGGCCGGGCTGACGGACGTGTACCGGATGCAGCTCGGCGTGCGGTACTCGTTCCGATGA
- a CDS encoding TonB-dependent receptor produces the protein MMIRRIATFTAALVAVVSVGGSRLGAQATTGSVGGRVTGANGEPLEAAQVQVVDAATGRTSGAATRTDGRYVVLGLEPGNNYRVTFRRIGYAPQTVQPVTVSLGQTTPVDMQLHTQATQLSTVTVQASGENSIITPTRTGAQTTITDTLIRKLPTLNRSFTDFVSLTPQVSTNGPGLSAGGVNNRFNNIQIDGATEKDLFGLGSTGQPGGQAGGKSIGIESVKEYQVLLAPFDVRVGQFAGLSINAITKSGTNQFHGSAYAYGRNQQFQRSQPYLNDFKQAQYGFSAGGPIVKDKVFFFVNPEWQQQAVPASGPVLGDPTIRLTQTQIDQFTKALSDRGITELGTAGFVNRHNPLTNIFARVDFVLPFNTTLIVRENYAHAEQDVFSRSSTGAAPFFPLSSSLYHFVSDKHAPVAQLRTNFSNGAYNELIVGYTRIRDARETPGRLQAQVLATIPSVVQLAAGTDASSQANALDQDTWELTDNYTLPLPAGHRLTIGTQNQFYKARNVFGANSAGLWTFGTLDSLIAGLPNRYQIGVPVTGDGSVRPHAQQLSAYVQDDWTATDRLNLTLGVRADLPRFTNRPPFNAQVQQQFNVNTSEIPTGNLQISPRFGFNYNITGDLRNVVRGGLGLFQGAPAYVWLSNAFQNSGGVSGFASLSCNAATAPQFTAANVASPPRACTNGTQATAGAEVDLLDPDMKFPQTLKGDLAFDRAIGQGYVLTLEGLYTKSINDLLYYNAALQDAPIASAVDGRSLYGLQPGSPSLKVTGRNAVYAVQNYSKAYAYNLTGKLEKRFRNNFGGAVAYTYSEAKDVVSLTSSTAGSQYRFGRVYAGSQRDASLAPSAFETKHRIVANGSYTVPKTRTSLSFIYSGSSGVNYAYVSNTDLNGDNQTQNDPVYVPSGPSDPKTPTFVTLNTTDANGAPVSYTPQQQSDAFFAFIDKVDCLRESKGRILGRNSCTTPWINQTDISIEQALPTFHGQNVSIRLDGINFMNFLNKNWGRQVTTSQFNPQVLYSPTAMVLPGTNTTANLQTGVPRITFNPTTQQFNYNNVFSNYTFQLSVRYSF, from the coding sequence ATGATGATTCGTCGGATCGCGACGTTCACCGCCGCGCTCGTGGCGGTGGTGAGCGTCGGTGGATCCCGCTTGGGCGCGCAGGCGACCACCGGCTCCGTCGGTGGCCGCGTGACGGGCGCCAATGGCGAGCCGCTCGAGGCGGCCCAGGTGCAGGTCGTGGACGCCGCGACCGGTCGCACGTCGGGCGCCGCGACTCGCACCGACGGCCGGTACGTCGTGCTCGGCCTCGAGCCGGGGAACAACTACCGCGTCACGTTCCGCCGCATCGGCTACGCGCCGCAGACGGTGCAGCCGGTGACCGTCTCGCTCGGCCAGACGACCCCGGTGGACATGCAGCTGCACACGCAGGCGACGCAGCTCTCCACGGTCACCGTGCAGGCGTCGGGCGAGAACTCGATCATCACGCCGACGCGGACCGGCGCGCAGACGACCATCACCGACACGCTGATCCGCAAGCTGCCGACGCTGAACCGCAGCTTCACCGACTTCGTCTCGCTCACGCCGCAGGTGTCGACGAACGGCCCCGGGCTCTCGGCGGGCGGCGTCAACAACCGGTTTAACAACATCCAGATCGACGGCGCCACGGAGAAGGACCTGTTCGGTCTCGGCTCCACGGGGCAGCCGGGCGGTCAGGCGGGCGGCAAGTCGATCGGCATCGAGTCGGTGAAGGAGTACCAGGTGCTGCTCGCGCCGTTCGACGTGCGCGTCGGCCAGTTCGCCGGTCTCTCCATCAACGCGATCACGAAGAGCGGCACGAACCAGTTCCACGGCTCGGCGTACGCGTACGGACGCAACCAGCAGTTCCAGCGGTCGCAGCCCTACCTGAACGACTTCAAGCAGGCGCAGTACGGCTTCTCGGCGGGCGGGCCGATCGTGAAGGACAAGGTGTTCTTCTTCGTCAACCCGGAATGGCAGCAGCAGGCGGTGCCGGCGAGCGGCCCGGTGCTCGGCGACCCGACGATCCGCCTCACGCAGACGCAGATCGACCAGTTCACGAAGGCGCTCTCCGATCGCGGGATCACGGAGCTCGGCACGGCGGGCTTCGTCAACCGCCACAACCCGCTGACGAACATCTTCGCGCGCGTCGACTTCGTGCTGCCGTTCAACACCACGCTGATCGTGCGCGAGAACTACGCGCACGCCGAGCAGGACGTGTTCTCGCGCAGCTCGACCGGCGCGGCGCCGTTCTTCCCGCTGTCGAGCAGCCTGTATCACTTCGTGTCGGACAAGCACGCGCCGGTCGCGCAGCTGCGCACGAACTTCAGCAACGGCGCGTACAACGAGCTGATCGTCGGCTACACGCGCATCCGCGACGCGCGCGAGACGCCGGGCCGGCTGCAGGCGCAGGTGCTGGCGACGATCCCCAGCGTGGTGCAGCTGGCCGCGGGCACCGACGCGTCGTCGCAGGCGAACGCGCTCGACCAGGACACCTGGGAGCTGACGGACAACTACACGCTGCCGCTCCCGGCCGGCCACCGGCTGACGATCGGCACGCAGAACCAGTTCTACAAGGCGCGCAACGTCTTCGGCGCGAACTCCGCGGGGCTGTGGACGTTCGGCACGCTCGACTCGCTCATCGCCGGCCTGCCGAACCGCTACCAGATCGGCGTGCCGGTGACGGGTGACGGCTCGGTGCGGCCGCACGCGCAGCAGCTCTCGGCGTACGTGCAGGACGACTGGACGGCGACCGACCGCCTGAACCTCACGCTCGGCGTGCGCGCCGACCTGCCGCGGTTCACGAATCGGCCCCCGTTCAACGCGCAGGTGCAGCAGCAGTTCAACGTGAACACGAGCGAGATCCCGACGGGGAACCTGCAGATCTCGCCGCGCTTCGGGTTCAACTACAACATCACCGGCGACCTCCGGAACGTGGTGCGCGGCGGTCTCGGGCTGTTCCAGGGCGCGCCGGCGTACGTGTGGCTGTCGAACGCGTTCCAGAACTCGGGCGGCGTGTCCGGCTTCGCGTCGCTGTCGTGCAACGCGGCCACGGCGCCGCAGTTCACGGCGGCGAACGTCGCCTCGCCGCCGCGCGCCTGCACGAACGGCACGCAGGCGACGGCCGGCGCCGAGGTCGACCTGCTCGACCCGGACATGAAGTTCCCGCAGACGCTGAAGGGGGACCTCGCGTTCGACCGCGCGATCGGCCAGGGCTACGTGCTGACGCTCGAGGGGCTGTACACGAAGAGCATCAACGACCTGCTCTACTACAACGCGGCGCTCCAGGACGCGCCGATCGCCTCGGCGGTGGACGGCCGCTCGCTGTACGGCCTGCAGCCGGGCAGCCCGTCGCTGAAGGTGACCGGCCGCAACGCGGTGTACGCGGTGCAGAACTACTCGAAGGCGTACGCGTACAACCTCACCGGCAAGCTCGAGAAGCGGTTCCGCAACAACTTCGGCGGCGCGGTGGCGTACACGTACTCCGAGGCCAAGGACGTCGTGAGCCTCACGTCGAGCACGGCCGGCTCGCAGTACCGCTTCGGCCGCGTCTACGCCGGCAGCCAGCGCGACGCGTCGCTCGCGCCGTCGGCGTTCGAGACGAAGCACCGCATCGTCGCGAACGGCAGCTACACCGTGCCGAAGACGCGCACGTCGCTGTCGTTCATCTACAGCGGATCGAGCGGCGTGAACTACGCGTACGTGTCGAACACGGACCTGAACGGCGACAACCAGACGCAGAACGATCCGGTGTACGTGCCGTCGGGGCCGAGCGACCCGAAGACGCCGACGTTCGTGACGCTGAACACGACCGACGCGAACGGCGCCCCGGTGAGCTACACGCCGCAGCAGCAGTCGGACGCGTTCTTCGCGTTCATCGACAAGGTCGACTGCCTGCGCGAGTCGAAGGGCAGGATCCTCGGCCGCAACTCGTGCACGACGCCGTGGATCAACCAGACGGACATCTCGATCGAGCAGGCGCTGCCCACGTTCCACGGGCAGAACGTCAGCATCCGCCTCGACGGGATCAACTTCATGAACTTCCTGAACAAGAACTGGGGCCGTCAGGTGACGACGAGCCAGTTCAACCCGCAGGTGCTCTACTCGCCGACGGCGATGGTGCTGCCGGGGACGAACACGACGGCGAACCTGCAGACGGGGGTGCCGCGGATCACGTTCAACCCCACGACGCAGCAGTTCAACTACAACAACGTGTTCTCGAACTACACGTTCCAGCTGTCGGTGCGGTACTCGTTCTGA
- a CDS encoding APC family permease, with amino-acid sequence MAAPTLPRDPASRPSAAPTPETIRGLPRRLGLWSAVAVLIGSTIGSGIFRSPAGIADKLPGPLPMLAVWVTGGLFALCGALTLAEVAGARPETGGLYVFIRDGWGRLPAFLFGWSELVVIRAASLGAISTTFAEYLLRVTGHDPAQAPYSDWVHYIAAVAIVLTSVFNYRGARSGAVVQNVTTLAKYGGLLFIVLLALAMGLPRTGGSHFTPATPPGSFAVGAFGLALVSALWAFDGWADLSFVAGEVKEPRRNVPRALIIGTVAVIAIYLLANVAYLSVMSVEEIRHSRLVAADVAQRLIGPAGVAFVAVTVMLSTFGTLNGTLLTAPRIFFALAEDGLFFKPVARVHHRYESPYVAIMLTAALGVAFVMLRTFEQLADQFVTAIVPFYALAVASVFTLRKRADWSPPFRTPGYPVVPALFVLATLYLLGNAILDPSSRWATLATLGIVAAGIPVYYLTVGRPARRG; translated from the coding sequence ATGGCCGCCCCCACCCTGCCGCGCGACCCGGCATCGCGCCCGTCCGCCGCCCCCACCCCCGAGACGATCCGGGGGCTCCCGCGCCGACTCGGCCTGTGGAGCGCCGTCGCGGTGCTCATCGGATCCACGATCGGCTCGGGCATCTTCCGCTCGCCGGCCGGCATCGCCGACAAGCTCCCCGGGCCGCTGCCGATGCTCGCCGTGTGGGTCACCGGCGGGCTGTTCGCGCTGTGCGGCGCGCTCACGCTGGCGGAGGTGGCCGGGGCGCGGCCGGAGACGGGCGGGCTCTACGTGTTCATCCGCGACGGGTGGGGGCGGCTGCCGGCGTTCCTGTTCGGCTGGTCCGAGCTCGTCGTCATCCGCGCCGCGTCGCTCGGCGCGATCTCGACCACGTTCGCCGAGTACCTGCTGCGCGTGACGGGGCACGACCCGGCGCAGGCGCCGTACAGCGACTGGGTGCACTACATCGCCGCCGTGGCGATCGTGCTGACCTCGGTGTTCAACTACCGCGGCGCGCGATCGGGCGCGGTCGTCCAGAACGTGACGACGCTGGCGAAGTACGGCGGGCTGCTGTTCATCGTGCTGCTCGCGCTCGCGATGGGGCTGCCGCGCACCGGCGGATCGCACTTCACGCCGGCGACGCCGCCGGGGAGCTTCGCGGTCGGCGCGTTCGGGCTCGCGCTCGTCTCGGCGCTGTGGGCGTTCGACGGGTGGGCGGACCTCAGCTTCGTCGCCGGCGAGGTGAAGGAGCCGCGTCGCAACGTGCCGCGGGCGCTGATCATCGGCACGGTGGCGGTGATCGCGATCTACCTGCTGGCGAACGTGGCGTACCTCAGCGTGATGTCGGTCGAGGAGATCCGGCACTCTCGGCTCGTCGCGGCGGACGTCGCCCAGCGGCTCATCGGCCCCGCCGGCGTCGCGTTCGTCGCGGTCACGGTGATGCTCTCCACGTTCGGCACGCTGAACGGCACGCTGCTCACCGCGCCGCGCATCTTCTTCGCGCTCGCGGAGGACGGCCTGTTCTTCAAGCCTGTGGCGCGCGTGCATCACCGCTACGAGAGCCCGTACGTGGCGATCATGCTGACGGCGGCGCTCGGCGTCGCGTTCGTCATGCTGCGCACGTTCGAGCAGCTCGCCGACCAGTTCGTGACGGCGATCGTGCCGTTCTACGCGCTCGCCGTGGCGAGCGTGTTCACCCTGCGGAAGCGCGCCGACTGGTCGCCGCCGTTCCGCACCCCGGGGTATCCGGTCGTGCCGGCCCTCTTCGTGCTGGCGACGCTCTATCTCCTGGGGAACGCGATCCTCGACCCGTCGAGCCGATGGGCGACGCTCGCCACGCTCGGCATCGTGGCCGCGGGCATTCCCGTCTATTACCTCACCGTCGGACGCCCCGCGCGCCGGGGGTGA